A window of the Corallococcus soli genome harbors these coding sequences:
- a CDS encoding S1 family peptidase, which yields MSDDDQAHKARTDEALRRAGASLVLLELGGHTATGFVLTTEGHVVTSLHAVASARTITAVLPDGLRTQVVQVAAVDERRDLALLRLSVPDLVPALPLGPATLPTEGESLQVLHARPGRGPEARALEVRAVQVLGDWLTLLELSRTLPEDASGAPVLDARGQVVGLATAALANGRALGLVIPARYIAPLLVSPGPPRPLSALDAPRQRATRVRHVPQHPVNLLEGCATPSVESVAALLGHAINVGAPAYNRGDVEGCYRLYAHTAEQLIDERNDCPGVQRALRDGLLRCEALRDAEDRAWALRDTFDGLMDVIGRWRHARPSQPPSLARRPPPKTYLN from the coding sequence ATGTCCGACGACGATCAGGCCCACAAGGCCCGGACCGACGAGGCCCTGCGCCGCGCGGGGGCTTCGCTGGTGCTGCTGGAGCTGGGCGGCCACACCGCCACGGGGTTCGTCCTCACCACGGAAGGCCACGTCGTCACCAGCCTCCACGCGGTGGCGAGCGCACGCACCATCACCGCCGTGCTGCCCGACGGGCTGCGCACCCAGGTGGTGCAGGTGGCGGCGGTGGACGAGCGGCGCGACCTGGCCCTGCTGCGGCTGTCCGTCCCGGACCTGGTGCCCGCCCTCCCGCTGGGGCCCGCCACGCTGCCCACGGAGGGCGAGTCCCTCCAGGTGCTGCACGCCCGCCCGGGACGTGGGCCCGAAGCCCGCGCGCTGGAGGTCCGCGCGGTGCAGGTGCTGGGGGACTGGCTCACCCTGCTGGAGCTGTCGCGCACCCTCCCCGAGGACGCGTCGGGCGCCCCGGTGCTGGACGCGCGGGGGCAGGTGGTGGGGCTCGCCACCGCCGCGCTCGCCAACGGTCGCGCGCTGGGGCTGGTCATCCCGGCGCGCTACATCGCGCCCCTGCTCGTGTCCCCGGGCCCTCCGCGCCCCCTGTCCGCGCTGGATGCGCCCCGGCAGCGCGCCACCCGCGTGCGCCACGTGCCCCAGCACCCGGTGAACCTGCTGGAGGGCTGCGCCACGCCCTCGGTGGAGTCCGTGGCCGCCCTGCTGGGCCACGCCATCAACGTGGGCGCCCCCGCCTACAACCGGGGCGACGTGGAGGGCTGCTACCGGCTCTATGCCCACACCGCCGAGCAGCTCATCGACGAGCGCAACGACTGCCCCGGCGTCCAGCGCGCGCTGCGCGACGGGCTCTTGCGGTGCGAGGCCCTGCGGGACGCGGAGGACCGCGCCTGGGCGCTGCGCGACACCTTCGACGGGCTGATGGACGTCATCGGCCGCTGGCGCCACGCGCGGCCCTCCCAGCCGCCCTCGCTCGCCCGGCGCCCGCCGCCCAAGACGTACCTCAACTAG
- a CDS encoding DUF2378 family protein, translating to MESWIQETAEAPRRSLLAVQVPRRNFEGLFQHALRPSGSFAQALRDVGYDLESAEEYFPLEVWRAALAVARRHACPGLAGEEANRVLGTHYVEGFAQTLVGRIFATAAPLLGVERCLARLPTYLRAGREDMKLVLQAVRAREWRATVVDADPLPDFVAGVVEQVLRRTRVLPRVDVLERAPQGYSLRIRWNDA from the coding sequence ATGGAGTCTTGGATTCAGGAAACGGCGGAGGCGCCGCGGCGGTCGCTGCTGGCGGTGCAGGTGCCGCGTCGCAACTTCGAGGGCTTGTTCCAGCACGCGCTGCGGCCGTCGGGGTCGTTCGCCCAGGCGCTGCGGGACGTGGGGTACGACCTGGAGTCGGCGGAGGAGTACTTCCCGCTGGAGGTCTGGCGCGCGGCGCTGGCGGTGGCGCGGCGGCACGCGTGTCCGGGCCTGGCCGGCGAGGAGGCCAACCGGGTCCTGGGCACCCACTACGTGGAGGGCTTCGCGCAGACGCTGGTGGGGCGCATCTTCGCCACGGCGGCGCCGCTGCTGGGCGTGGAGCGGTGCCTGGCGCGGCTGCCCACGTACCTGCGCGCGGGCCGCGAGGACATGAAGCTGGTGCTGCAGGCGGTGCGCGCGCGCGAGTGGCGGGCCACGGTGGTGGACGCGGATCCGCTGCCGGACTTCGTGGCGGGCGTGGTGGAGCAGGTGCTGCGCCGCACGCGGGTGCTGCCCCGCGTGGACGTGTTGGAGCGCGCGCCCCAGGGCTATTCGCTGCGGATCCGCTGGAACGACGCCTGA